TTCTCGGCTGACGCCGCATTTGCCTGTTCTTCTCGACCTCGGTGGGAGGTTTGCGGCTGAGGGGTTCGAGTTAGCACTGGTTGGGGGGCCGGTGCGGGATGCTTTTTTGGGTCGTGATGCTCCTGATTTGGATTTGACGACTTCGGCGCGTCCTGATGATTCGGAGAGAATTCTTCGTGCGTGGGGTGATGGTACGTGGGATTTGGGGCGTGAGTTCGGCACCATTGCTGCGCGTTTGGGTGGTGTGACGGTTGAGGTGACGACGTATCGGGCTGATGCGTATGACCATGAATCGCGTAAGCCGGTGGTGTGTTTTGGTGACAGTTTGGTGGAGGATTTGGTTCGTCGTGATTTCACGGTGAACGCGATGGCTTTGCGGTTGCCTGGGCTGGAGTTTGTTGATCCGCATGGTGGGTTGGATGACTTATTGGCGAAGCGTTTACGGACGCCCTCAGCACCGGAGGTGTCTTTTGCGGATGATCCACTGCGGATGATGCGTGGGGCTCGATTTGTTGCGCAGTTGGGTTTTGAGCTGGATGAGGGTGTTCGTTCAGCGATGGTGGAGGCTGCTGATTCTTTAGAGATTGTCTCTGCTGAGAGAATTCGTGATGAGTTCTGCAAGTTGGTGTTGGCAGAGCATCCGGTTGCGGGCTTGCGGGTTTTAGTTGAGACAGGTTTGGCGGACCGCATGTTTCCGGAGTTTTCGGTTTTGCGGTCGACGGTGGATGAGCATCGGCGTCATAAGGATGTGTATGAGCACACGTTGATGGTGTTGCAGCAGGCGGTGGATTTGGAGCAGGAACCTGGGGAGAGGGCTGTGGTTCCTCGTCCGGATTTGGTTTTGCGGTTGGCAGCGATTTTTCACGATATTGGTAAGCCGCCAACGAGGAAATTTGAGGAGGGTGGGGGCGTTAGCTTCCATCATCATGAAATTGTCGGGGCGAAGATGACGCGTAAACGTATGCGTGCATTGAGGTTCGATAAGGAGACGATTAAGGCAGTTGCTCGGTTGGTGGAGTTGCATTTGCGGTTCCATGGATATGCCGACGGTGAGTGGACTGACTCTGCTGTGCGGCGCTATGTGACGGATGCGGGTTCTCTGTTGCAGAGGTTGCATCGGTTGACTCGGGCTGATTGCACTACGCGTAATCGTCGTAAGGCAGCGCGTTTGCGGCATGCTTATGACGCTCTTGAGTCTCGTATTGAAAAGTTGATGGCCGAGGAGGAGTTGAAGGCTGTTCGGCCGGAGCTGAATGGTAATGAGATTGCTGAGTTGTTGGGAATTGAGCCGGGGCCGTTGCTGGGCAGGGCGTATAAGCAGGCTTTGGAGATTCGGCTAGAGGAAGGGCTGATTGGTCGCGAAGCTGTGTCTGAGCGGCTTCGTTTGTGGTGGGCAGATCAGCCAGAGAGCCGTGATTGATTTGTGTGAAGTGTGGTGATTATTACTCAAGGGTGGCGATGATGTCGCCTTCTTGGATGACGTCTCCTGCTATGACCTTGACTGCGGTGATAGTTCCGTTGTGTTCTGCGATGACGGGGATCTCCATCTTCATGGATTCTAGGAGTGCGATTTCTTGTCCTGCAGTTACCTTGTCGCCTTCATGGATGTTGATGTGAAGGACGTGGGCAACGAGGTCAGAAGAGATTACGAATGTCATGTGATGGAGTCTTCCGTGAGAGGGAGTTACCGCCAAGTATGTGCTGGAGTGCTCCTTTGAGATTGTGGGTTTTCTTGTGTGACGCGTTGTTGGCTGAGTTGCTTTGGGAGGCAGAAGAATAAACGTGGGCGTGCGTTGTCGTGATTCGCCGGTCATACTGGGGCGGTTAAGGTAGTTGA
This region of Dermatophilus congolensis genomic DNA includes:
- a CDS encoding biotin/lipoyl-binding carrier protein — translated: MTFVISSDLVAHVLHINIHEGDKVTAGQEIALLESMKMEIPVIAEHNGTITAVKVIAGDVIQEGDIIATLE
- a CDS encoding CCA tRNA nucleotidyltransferase produces the protein MSVHHIDPALREAISRLTPHLPVLLDLGGRFAAEGFELALVGGPVRDAFLGRDAPDLDLTTSARPDDSERILRAWGDGTWDLGREFGTIAARLGGVTVEVTTYRADAYDHESRKPVVCFGDSLVEDLVRRDFTVNAMALRLPGLEFVDPHGGLDDLLAKRLRTPSAPEVSFADDPLRMMRGARFVAQLGFELDEGVRSAMVEAADSLEIVSAERIRDEFCKLVLAEHPVAGLRVLVETGLADRMFPEFSVLRSTVDEHRRHKDVYEHTLMVLQQAVDLEQEPGERAVVPRPDLVLRLAAIFHDIGKPPTRKFEEGGGVSFHHHEIVGAKMTRKRMRALRFDKETIKAVARLVELHLRFHGYADGEWTDSAVRRYVTDAGSLLQRLHRLTRADCTTRNRRKAARLRHAYDALESRIEKLMAEEELKAVRPELNGNEIAELLGIEPGPLLGRAYKQALEIRLEEGLIGREAVSERLRLWWADQPESRD